In Caldisericia bacterium, a genomic segment contains:
- a CDS encoding R3H domain-containing nucleic acid-binding protein, giving the protein MKWRLSFQFFPPFVKNELKKLDRWDELIEVVLDLGRKPEARFVDGKVYLSNEIITREDIEYVKNRIGDFDRDNRAGIERTLHRISCIKNRMGNIVGLTLRVGRAVYGTIDIVRDLFETGKSILLLGRPGVGKTTLLREAARVLSEELGKRVVVVDTSNEIGGDGDIPHPAIGSARRMQVPYGRSQADVMIEAVENHNPEVIIIDEIGRKDEAEACRTIAERGVQLIATAHGNTLDNLLINPVLSDLLGGITTVILGDEEAQRRGTQKTVLERSSPPSFDILIEIRDRDTLAVYYDVAEVVDKYLRGYPLNPEIRRRTQNGKVEIKKESEAEKLPTYTPLKIFTYGVSRDFLEQGLRSVGLDWEFVDSIEDAEVLIITKTQEKKSGRILNEAKKRRIEVFKVKSNTKSNIRKVCLELRNAFIDKKRDYLKEIEEGIKEVLSTGKPYPLYPAPSHIRKIQHKIIREFGLKSESQGEEPFRCVIIFPK; this is encoded by the coding sequence AAAAATGAATTAAAAAAACTTGACAGATGGGATGAATTAATTGAAGTTGTTCTTGATCTTGGGAGAAAACCTGAAGCAAGATTTGTTGATGGAAAAGTTTATCTTTCAAATGAAATTATAACAAGAGAAGATATTGAATATGTTAAAAATAGAATTGGAGATTTTGATAGAGATAATAGAGCAGGAATAGAAAGAACACTTCACAGAATCTCTTGTATAAAAAATAGAATGGGAAATATAGTTGGATTGACTCTCAGGGTTGGAAGAGCAGTTTATGGAACAATAGATATTGTAAGAGATCTTTTTGAAACAGGAAAGAGTATTCTTCTTCTTGGAAGACCAGGTGTTGGAAAAACAACACTTCTTAGGGAAGCAGCAAGAGTTTTATCTGAAGAATTAGGAAAAAGAGTAGTTGTTGTTGATACTTCAAATGAGATTGGCGGTGATGGTGATATACCTCATCCTGCAATTGGATCTGCAAGAAGGATGCAAGTTCCATATGGAAGAAGTCAAGCAGATGTCATGATTGAAGCAGTTGAAAATCATAATCCAGAAGTTATTATAATAGATGAAATTGGAAGAAAAGATGAGGCTGAAGCATGTAGAACAATTGCTGAAAGAGGAGTTCAACTTATTGCGACTGCTCATGGAAATACTCTTGATAATCTTTTAATAAATCCTGTACTTTCTGATCTTCTTGGAGGAATAACAACTGTTATTTTAGGTGATGAAGAGGCACAGAGAAGAGGAACACAAAAAACTGTTCTTGAAAGATCTTCTCCTCCATCTTTTGATATTTTAATTGAGATAAGAGATAGAGATACTCTCGCAGTGTATTACGATGTTGCAGAAGTTGTCGATAAATATTTAAGAGGATATCCATTAAATCCAGAAATTAGAAGAAGAACTCAAAATGGAAAGGTTGAGATTAAAAAAGAAAGTGAGGCAGAAAAACTTCCAACTTATACTCCACTAAAAATATTTACTTATGGAGTTTCAAGAGATTTTTTAGAACAAGGTTTAAGATCAGTTGGACTTGATTGGGAATTTGTTGATTCAATTGAAGATGCAGAAGTTTTAATTATTACAAAAACTCAAGAGAAAAAAAGCGGAAGAATTTTAAATGAAGCGAAGAAAAGAAGAATTGAAGTTTTTAAAGTTAAATCAAATACAAAATCAAATATAAGAAAAGTTTGTCTTGAATTAAGGAATGCATTTATTGATAAGAAGAGAGATTATCTTAAAGAGATCGAAGAGGGAATAAAAGAGGTTTTATCAACTGGAAAACCATATCCTCTTTATCCTGCTCCAAGCCACATAAGAAAAATTCAACATAAAATAATTAGAGAATTTGGATTAAAATCTGAAAGTCAAGGAGAGGAGCCATTTAGATGCGTAATTATCTTTCCAAAATAG